One Glycine max cultivar Williams 82 chromosome 4, Glycine_max_v4.0, whole genome shotgun sequence DNA segment encodes these proteins:
- the LOC100813423 gene encoding ferrochelatase-2, chloroplastic codes for MNATSYSALPSTFRSLHHRNFSAFCSDIQNPGYVDCHSNCNKSTSQASLFLCSDSNSRRNGVFGRPLCVNPSGRRNLVGPAFYSLETSAYDVAALESPSRVAEEKVGVLLLNLGGPETLSDVQPFLFNLFADPDIIRLPRLFRFLQRPLAKLISVLRAPKSKEGYAAIGGGSPLRKITDDQALAIKMALEAKGISSNVYVGMRYWYPFTEEAIQQIKRDRITRLVVLPLYPQFSISTTGSSIRVLEHIFREDAYLSKLPVSIINSWYQREGYIKSMANLIQKELQSFSEPKEVMIFFSAHGVPVSYVEEAGDPYRDQMEECIFLIMQELKARGISNEHTLAYQSRVGPVQWLKPYTDEVLVELGQKGVKSLLAVPVSFVSEHIETLEEIDMEYKELALESGIKNWARVPALGVTPSFITDLADAVIEALPSATAIYAPTRTSEDVDHDPVRYFIKMFFGSILAFILFLSPKMITAFRNHVI; via the exons ATGAACGCAACCTCATACTCTGCTCTTCCTTCTACGTTCCGCAGTCTCCATCATCGGAATTTCTCAGC GTTTTGTTCTGATATCCAAAATCCTGGCTATGTTGATTGCCATTCAAATTGTAATAAGTCTACATCTCAAGCGTCTTTGTTTTTGTGTTCCGACTCCAACAGTAGAAGAAATGGTGTTTTTGGTAGACCACTTTGTGTGAACCCCTCTGGCAGGAGAAACCTAGTTGGTCCAGCTTTTTATTCTCTGGAGACTAGTGCTTATGACGTGGCTGCTTTAGAATCTCCTTCCCGTGTTGCAGAAGAAAAAGTTGGTGTGCTGCTTCTCAATCTAGGAGGACCAGAGACATTGAGTGACGTGCAACCTTTTCTGTTTAATCTTTTTGCAGATCCT GATATCATTCGTCTTCCAAGGTTGTTTCGGTTTCTCCAGCGACCATTGGCAAAATTGATTTCTGTACTTCGGGCTCCTAAATCCAAGGAAGGGTATGCTGCTATTGGTGGTGGCTCTCCTTTACGAAAAATTACAGATGACCAG GCACTTGCAATTAAAATGGCTTTGGAAGCAAAGGGCATCTCTTCAAATGTCTACGTTGGGATGCGATACTGGTACCCATTTACTGAAGAAGCAATTCAGCAA ATTAAGAGGGACAGAATAACAAGGCTTGTGGTACTACCCCTTTATCCCCAGTTTTCTATATCCACAACTGGATCAAGCATCCGTGTTCTTGAGCATATATTCAG GGAAGATGCCTACTTGTCTAAGCTCCCTGTTTCCATTATAAACTCTTGGTATCAACGAGAAGGTTATATTAAGTCAATGGCTAACTTAATTCAGAAAGAGCTCCAGAGTTTTTCTGAACCAAAAGAG GTAATGATATTTTTCAGTGCCCATGGTGTACCTGTCAGTTACGTTGAGGAAGCTGGGGATCCATACCGAGACCAAATGGAGGAGTGCATCTTCTTGATCATGCAAGAGTTGAAAGCTAGAGGAATTAGTAATGAGCACACTCTTGCTTATCAG AGTCGAGTGGGTCCTGTACAGTGGCTGAAACCATATACTGATGAAGTTCTCGTTGAGCTTGGCCAAAAAGGTGTGAAGAGTCTTTTAGCTGTTCCAGTGAG TTTTGTGAGTGAGCATATTGAAACCCTTGAAGAAATTGACATGGAGTACAAGGAATTGGCTCTTGAATCTGGCATCAAGAATTGGGCACGTGTACCTGCCCTTGGTGTTACCCCTTCCTTCATTACAGATTTAGCAGATGCAGTAATAGAAGCTCTCCCATCAGCAACAGCAATATATGCACCGACCAGAACCTCTGAAGATGTTGATCATGACCCAGTTAGATATTTTATCAAGATGTTCTTTGGTTCAATCTTGGCATTCATCTTGTTCTTGTCACCCAAAATGATCACGGCATTCAGGAATCATGTCATTTAG